The genomic DNA GGCTTTGAAGCATTGTCGCTAGATGATGTGGAGCCGACCTTGAAATACCACCCTTGTAGTGTTGATGTTCTAACGTTGTCCCGTTATCCGGGATGCGGACAGTGTCTGGTGGGTAGTTTGACTGGGGCGGTCTCCTCCCAAAGAGTAACGGAGGAGCACGAAGGTTGGCTAAGTACGGTCGGACATCGTACGGTTAGTGCAATGGCATAAGCCAGCTTAACTGCGAGACAGACACGTCGAGCAGGTACGAAAGTAGGTCATAGTGATCCGGTGGTTCTGTATGGAAGGGCCATCGCTCAACGGATAAAAGGTACTCCGGGGATAACAGGCTGATACCGCCCAAGAGTTCATATCGACGGCGGTGTTTGGCACCTCGATGTCGGCTCATCACATCCTGGGGCTGAAGTCGGTCCCAAGGGTATGGCTGTTCGCCATTTAAAGTGGTACGCGAGCTGGGTTTAGAACGTCGTGAGACAGTTCGGTCCCTATCTGCCGTGGGCGTTTGAGAATTGAGGGGAGCTGCTCCTAGTACGAGAGGACCGGAGTGGACGAACCGCTGGTGTTTGGGTTGTTATGCCAATAGCATTGCCCAGTAGCTACGTTCGGAACTGATAACCGCTGAAAGCATCTAAGCGGGAAGCAGGCCTCGAGATTAATTCTCACTAGGACTTTAAGTCCTCTGAAGGGCCGTTGGAGACTACAACGTTGATAGGTTGGGTGTGTAAGCGCTGTGAGGCGTTGAGCTAACCAATACTAATTACCCGTGAGGCTTAACCATACAACACCTAAGTGTTGCTAAACCTTATTTAGAACCATGAATGCTTGATAGTGCTCATGAGATAGTCAGCTTTTTCGAATGTTAAAGAACAACAAGTTTTTGCCTGGTGGCAATAGCGTTGTGGAACCACCTGACCCCATGCCGAACTCAGAAGTGAAACGCAACTGCGCCGATGATAGTGTGGGGTTTCCCCATGTGAAAGTAGGTCACCGCCAGGCTTCCAATTTGAAAACCCAGCTGATGGCTGGGTTTTTATTTAGCTGATATAGCTCAGTTGGTAGAGCGCACTCTTGGTAAGGGTGAGGTCGGCAGTTCGAATCTGCCTATCAGCACCATATACAAATAAGCCCGGCAAAACTGCTGGGCTTTTTTGTTTTTATCGGTCAATTATGGTCGATATTTCTTGTTAGCTTGCCGGATTTTTCGGCAGTGTTAGCGAACTAAGTGTGAAATAACCCATTTTTTAATGGTGAGTGAAGAGGCTTTTTGCTTTTAAGTTTTTGTTTTTAATGTGTTTTCTAAATAGATTAAACAAATTTTAGACAATCCTACCAATTAAAAAATTAGGGTGTTATAATTTCGCGCCCTTTAATTAGGCAGCCAGAGATCTCAGCGCTAATTGCTGGGATCAGTTGTAATATATAGCGGAGCACTGAAATGATCCAAATGCAATCTACTATGGACGTGGCGGACAATTCCGGCGCGCGCCTTGTACAGTGTATTAAGGTCCTAGGTGGTTCGCACCGCCGTTATGCACGAATTGGCGACATCATTAAAGTTACTGTAAAGGAAGCGATTCCACGCGGTAAAGTTAAAAAAGGTGACGTAATGAATGCTGTGGTAGTGCGTACTAGAAAAGGCGTACGTCGTCCTGATGGTTCTGTAATTCGTTTTGATCGCAATGCAGCGGTTATTTTGAATGCAAACAATCAGCCTATTGGTACTCGTATCTTTGGTCCTGTGACACGTGAACTTCGAACTGAACAGTTCATGAAAATTGTGTCTCTAGCGCCAGAAGTACTTTAAGGAGTCCCAAATGGCTAATAAAATCCAAAAAGGCGATGAAGTAATAGTTATTGCAGGTAAAGACAAAGGCAAGCGCGGTAGCGTAACCAAAGTTTTACCTACCGGTAAACTATTCGTTGAAGGCGTAAACGTAATCAAGAAGCACCAAAAGCCTAACCCTCAATTGGGTCAAGCTGGCGGTATTGTTGAGAAAGAAGCGGCCCTTGATGCATCAAACGTAGCGATTTATAACCCTGCCACTGGCAAGGCTGATCGCGTTGGTTTCCGATTTGAAGACGACAAAAAAGTTCGTGTTTTCAAATCGTCTAATGAAATTGTAAAGTAACTGGAGTTAACGATGGCGAAACTGCATGACCTATATAAGGAAAGTGTAACGCCTGAACTCATTAAGGAGTTCGGTTACAAATCCATCATGCAAGTCCCTCGGATTGAGAAAATCACCCTTAACATGGGTGTGGGTGAAGCGGTTAATGACAAGAAAGTACTAGAGCACGCAATTGCTGACCTAGCTGCTATCTCTGGTCAAAAACCTCTTACTACCAAAGCTCGTAAATCTGTAGCAGGCTTTAAGATCCGTGATGGATACCCAATTGGTTGTAAAGTAACTCTACGCGGTGAGCGTATGTGGGAGTTTTTAGAGCGTTTGATTTCAATCGCAATTCCTCGTATTCGTGATTTCCGTGGCCTAAATGCTAAGTCATTTGACGGTCGTGGTAATTACAGTATGGGTGTGCGTGAGCAAATCATCTTCCCTGAAATTGACTATGACAAAGTTGATAAGGTTCGTGGTATGGATATTACTATCACTACTACTGCCGAAACCAACGAGGAAGGCCGCGCTCTGTTGGCTGCCTTTAACTTCCCATTCCGTAAGTAAGGTAGAGTTAGTTATGGCTAAACAATCAATGAAAGCACGTGAAGCGAAGCGCGAAAAAACCGTCGCTCGTTTTGCGGAGAAGCGCGCGGCGCTTAAAGCGATTATTAGTAGCGTGAACAGCTCTGATGAAGAGCGTTGGGACGCAGTTCTAAAATTGCAATCTTTACCTCGTGATTCAAGTCGGTCTCGTCAGCGTAATCGCTGTAACGTAACCGGCCGTCCTCATGGCTACCTACGCAAGTTCGGCTTGAGCCGTATCAAATTGCGTGAAGCGATGATGCGCGGTGAGGTTCCTGGCCTTAAGAAAGCCAGCTGGTAAACCACTTAATTACGGAGTAAACGATTATGAGCATGCAAGATCCTATTGCGGATATGTTGACTCGCGTTCGCAACGGTCAATCGGCAAATAAAGTATCTGTTGTTATGCCTTCGTCAAAAGTTAAAGTGGCAATTGCTAACTTGCTGAAAGAAGAAGGTTATATCACAGATTATGCTGTGACTGGTGACGTTAAGAAGTCATTAGAAGTTACCCTCAAATATTTTGAAGGTAAAAAAGTTATTGAAAAGATTGAACGTGTAAGCCGTCCAGGCCTACGCATTTATAAAGGTGCTAAAGACCTACCTAAAGTTATGGGTGGTCTAGGCGTTGCAATCGTTTCTACATCGAAAGGCGTTATGACTGACCGTGCAGCACGTAAAGCTGGCATGGGCGGTGAAATCGTCTGTTACGTAGCTTAACCGGAGGTAGGTAATATGTCTCGCGTAGCCAAGGCTCCCGTTACAATTCCTGCTGGCGTTGAAGTCACAATCAACGGCCAAGAATTAACGGTTAAAGGTAGCAAAGGTACATTGACTCGCGTTTTTAATGACGCAGTTGTTGTAACGAAAGAAGAAAACGAATTGAAATTTGCTGTAGTTGAAGGTGCTTCTTCAGCTCAAGCAGGTACAGCTCGTGCTCTAAGCAACAACATGGTTGTTGGCGTTACAGACGGGTTTGAGAAAAAACTAACATTATTAGGTGTTGGTTACCGTGCCGCAGTTAAAGGCAATGTTGTAAACCTAACTCTAGGTTTTTCTCACCCTGTAGATTACACCTTACCAGAAGGTGTTACAGCAGAGTGTCCATCACAGACTGAAATCGTACTGAAAGGTGCTGATAAGCAGGTGGTAGGTCAGGTAGCAGCAAACATTCGCGCGTTCCGTCCGCCAGAGCCTTACAAAGGTAAAGGTGTTCGTTACTCTGACGAAAATGTTCGCCGTAAAGAGGCTAAGAAGAAGTAGGTTAACACTATGGAAAAGAAAATTGCTCGTCTGCGTCGTGCAACACGCACTCGCAAAGCTATGCAAGAGTTGGGGAAAACCCGCCTGGTGATTCACCGTACTCCGCGCCATATTTACGCGCAGGTGATTGCACCTGATGCAAAGGTTATCGCCACTGCATCAACAGTAGATAAAGCCGTTTCTGAAGGGCTAAAAAGTTCAGGTAATGTAGCTGCCGCTACTGCAGTAGGTAAAGCAATCGCTGAACGTGCTGCGGCAAAAGGCGTTACATCTGTAGCTTTTGACCGTTCTGGCTTTAAGTATCACGGCCGCGTTGCTGCGCTTGCAGAAGCAGCACGTGAAGCTGGTCTTCAGTTCTAAGGAGTGAGTCATGTCTAAATTTGAAGCACAAGCCGGTAGTGAGCTGAACGAAAAGCTTATCGCGGTAAACCGTGTGTCAAAAGTAGTTAAAGGTGGTCGTATCTTCAGCTTCACTGCTCTAACAGTAGTGGGTGACGGTAACGGTCGCGTAGGGTTTGGTTACGGTAAAGCACGTGAAGTTCCTGCTGCTATTCAAAAAGCAATGGAAAAAGCACGTCGTAACCTTACTAGTGTAGAACTTCGCGGTAC from Agarivorans gilvus includes the following:
- the rpsH gene encoding 30S ribosomal protein S8, which translates into the protein MSMQDPIADMLTRVRNGQSANKVSVVMPSSKVKVAIANLLKEEGYITDYAVTGDVKKSLEVTLKYFEGKKVIEKIERVSRPGLRIYKGAKDLPKVMGGLGVAIVSTSKGVMTDRAARKAGMGGEIVCYVA
- the rplN gene encoding 50S ribosomal protein L14, translating into MIQMQSTMDVADNSGARLVQCIKVLGGSHRRYARIGDIIKVTVKEAIPRGKVKKGDVMNAVVVRTRKGVRRPDGSVIRFDRNAAVILNANNQPIGTRIFGPVTRELRTEQFMKIVSLAPEVL
- the rplE gene encoding 50S ribosomal protein L5 yields the protein MAKLHDLYKESVTPELIKEFGYKSIMQVPRIEKITLNMGVGEAVNDKKVLEHAIADLAAISGQKPLTTKARKSVAGFKIRDGYPIGCKVTLRGERMWEFLERLISIAIPRIRDFRGLNAKSFDGRGNYSMGVREQIIFPEIDYDKVDKVRGMDITITTTAETNEEGRALLAAFNFPFRK
- the rpsN gene encoding 30S ribosomal protein S14, which gives rise to MAKQSMKAREAKREKTVARFAEKRAALKAIISSVNSSDEERWDAVLKLQSLPRDSSRSRQRNRCNVTGRPHGYLRKFGLSRIKLREAMMRGEVPGLKKASW
- the rplF gene encoding 50S ribosomal protein L6, with protein sequence MSRVAKAPVTIPAGVEVTINGQELTVKGSKGTLTRVFNDAVVVTKEENELKFAVVEGASSAQAGTARALSNNMVVGVTDGFEKKLTLLGVGYRAAVKGNVVNLTLGFSHPVDYTLPEGVTAECPSQTEIVLKGADKQVVGQVAANIRAFRPPEPYKGKGVRYSDENVRRKEAKKK
- the rplX gene encoding 50S ribosomal protein L24; protein product: MANKIQKGDEVIVIAGKDKGKRGSVTKVLPTGKLFVEGVNVIKKHQKPNPQLGQAGGIVEKEAALDASNVAIYNPATGKADRVGFRFEDDKKVRVFKSSNEIVK
- the rplR gene encoding 50S ribosomal protein L18, which codes for MEKKIARLRRATRTRKAMQELGKTRLVIHRTPRHIYAQVIAPDAKVIATASTVDKAVSEGLKSSGNVAAATAVGKAIAERAAAKGVTSVAFDRSGFKYHGRVAALAEAAREAGLQF